Within the Streptomyces sp. NBC_00353 genome, the region GATGCGCGGGGGCGGACGTGGTCCATGCGCACGGGCTGCACGCCGCCGTACGCGCCGGTCTTGCGCTCGGTGGGCGGCGCACACCGCTGGTCCTGACCTGGCACACCCGGGCCTATGCCGAAGGTGCCCGCAGCCGGTTGCTCCACCTGCTGGAGCGAAGGGCCGCCCGGGCTGCGGCCGTTGTGCTCGGTACGTCGTCGGATCTGGTCGACCGGGCGCGGCACCGAGGTGCGCGTGACGCCCGGCTCGCTCCGATCGCCGTTCCCGCGCCGCGCAGTCCCGCTCTGCTCCACGGTGGCAAGGTGCGCGCCGAACTCGGTTCGGTGGGACGGCCGTTACTCATCTCGGTGGGCAGCCTCGTACCGAATTGCGGGTACGGGACGCTGCTCGACGCGGCACGGATGTGGCGCCAACTCGACCCCCTACCCCTGCTGGTCATCGCTGGGGAGGGGCGGGAGCGGAGTGCTCTGCAGCGGCGGATCCGTAACGAGGATCTGCCCGCCAGGCTGATCGGCAGCCGGGACGACATCGCCGAACTCCTCGCCGCCGCGGATCTGGCCGTGCTGCCGAGCCGCTGGGAGGCGCGGTCGGTGCCGGCGCAGGAGGCGCTGCGGCTGGGGGTGCCGCTGGTCGCGACCGCGGTGGGCGGAGTGCCCGAACTCGTGGGGGATGCGGCGGAACTTGTGCCGTACGGGAACGCGGAGGCGCTGGCGCGGGTCGTTGCGCGGCTGCTGGGAGATCCGGCGGCGCGGGAGCGGATGGCTGCTGCGGGACGGGTGCAGGCGGCGAGTTGGCCCACGGAGGACGACACGATCGCCCAAGTGCTGAGTGTCTACGACGAGTTGGCTCAGCCGTCGGCGGGTGCGCGGGGGCGGTGACGTGGAGGCGTCACCGCGGGCACCCGGTGGCCGCCTTGTCCTCGATCGCCGGACGGGCTTGAATACGGCGTCCCGGTCGCCGTTCTGTTCTCAATTGCCGGACGGGCCCGATGTGGCGTGGCGGCGGGCTCGCAGGGCCAGGCTCAGGGCCAGGACCGTCTGGGGGTCGTCCAGGTCCGTGCCGAGCAGCTCGCCGATGCGGGCCAGACGGTTGTAGAGCGTCTGGCGGTTCAGGTGCAGATCGCGTGCCGTCTCCGCCTTGCGTCCCGCGTGGGCGAGATACGACTCCAGGGTGGGCAGCAGCGGTGGGCGCGACGTGCGGTCGTGGTCGCGCAGCGGGCCGATCGCCCGGTCCACGAAAGCCGCCAGGTCCGGGTGGTTCCGCAGCCGCCACAGCAGCAGGTCGATGTCCAGCCGCCGGGCGTCGTACCAGGGCCGGTCGCTGAGGCCCTGCGCGGCCGTCGCCGTCTCCGCGGCGTGCCGCAGACCCGCGCCGGCGGCCGCCCAGCCGCCCGCGACCCCGACCACCACGACCGGTGGATGTGAGCCGGCCCGTTCCAGACCGGCCCGTTCGACGCCCGCCCGCAGCGCCGCCGCGACCCGGTCGGCCACCGCCGTGCGCTCTGTCTCGGACCGCAGCCCGAGCAGCAGCGGAACCCGGCCCTCCACGGGCCGTACGCCGAGCAGTACCGGCACCCCCACCGATGACAGTTCCTCCAGGACCGCACGCGCCAGCAGCGCCCAGTTGCCCGACGGGGACAGCTCGGGGGCCAGCCGCATCACCACGGGCAGCAACGGCGCCTCGCCCGGCCTGAAGCCCAGTACGCGCGCCTGCGCGGGCGCGTCCTCCGGCGTGATCCGGCCCTCCGCGAGGTCCGTCAGGAAGTCGCCGCGGCCGCGGGCGGCGAGCTCCTCCTCCTGACGCGCCTGCATCAGCACCACGGCGAGAATGCCCGCCGCCCGCTCGGCCGCCATCCGGTGCACGGTCACCAGCGGCCCGGACACGGCGAGCAGGACCAGCCTGGCCCGTACCGCACCGGATCCCGGACCGCCGCCCGGCACATCCACCAGCACCGCGCCCGTGGGCGGTGTCTCGCGCGCCGCCCGGCCGCCGCGCATCCCGTCCCAGACCTGGAGCGGATCGGCGGAGACCGGGCCGGAGCCGGGGCCCGCCGCGTACAGCAGCTGACCGTCAGCCGTCTCCAGGAAGACCGGGTTGGCGGTGAAGTCCGCCAGGATGCCGAGCACCTGCGGGATCCCGCCGCCCCCGAGCAGCGCCTCCGTACACCGCCGGTGCACGTCCTCGGCCTGCCGCAGCAGTGCGTAGTGACCGTTGACGATCTCGGTGTGGATCTCCTCGGTGACCGTCACGAACGGCACCTCGCGGTGAAGCTGTACGAGCGGCAGACCGGCGGTCCGTGCGGCGTCCACGATCGAGGCGGGCAGCCTGCTGAACCGTGGCCCGAGCTCCACCACCACGGCGGCGATGCCCCGGTCGGCGAGCCTGCGCACGAAGGCGCGCTGCTCGGCGGGCCGGGTGCCGAGCCCCAGGCCGGTGGTGAGCAGCAGTTCACCGCCTTTGAGCAGCGAGGCGATGTTCGGGACCTCGCCCGCGTGCACCCAGCGCACCGTGCGGCCCAGCCGGTCCGCGCCCGCCACCACCTCGGGGAGTCCGCTGCGCAGCCCCGGCAGCTCAAGGGCGCGCTGCACGGTGATGCCGCCTGGGTTCTCCACTGGTTCGGGCCTCGTGCTTCCGTTCGCGTCGGGCGGGTTGTCGCCCTGACCAGGAAGGTACCGGCCGGATGACGGGAGGGCGTCGTCGGGGGAGTTCATCGGGCGACGGAGGCAGGCTCGACGTTGTGGTTGAGGCGGAACACATTGTCGGGGTCGTACGTGGCCTTGACCGCGGCGAGGCGGGCGTAGTTCCCGGCGCCGAGTCCGGCGACGACCCGGTCCTCGCCCTCGCGCCCGATGAAGTTGAGGTAGACGGCGCCGCTGGACCAGGGGCGGACATCGGCGCGCAACCGGCGCACCCACTGCTTGCCGCGCTCGTCGTCGGACGGGCTCTCCCAGATGCCGAAGGGGTGCACCGCCCAGGGGGCGGTGCGCCACGGCACCGGGTAGTCGGCGGGGCCCCGGGCCACCGCGCCGCCCATCGGGAAGAGGACGTGCTGCGAGTTGGAAGGGACCGGCATGTCGTGGGCGCGGGCGCAGAACAGGTCCACCGCCTCGTCGGGGAGACTGTCGAGATGCTCGGCGGACCAGTAGTTCCGCAGTCCCGGCGGGTCGTCGAGCATGCACTGCAGCTCCGCGTAAGGAATGTCGGAGATCACCTCCGCCTCGTGGCCGATGGCGAGGGCCGGCCGGGCCACGTCGACGGCCTCGCCCGGAGGACCCGTCCAGGTGACCAGGACCGCGCAGATGAGCGTGGACACCAGGTGCTTCGGTACGAAGTCCTCCGGCGGCGCGGTGAAGTAGAGGAAGGCGCCGCCTGCCCCGTCCGGCGCGGAGGCCATCAAGTCCCGGTACGCGCGCATGACTTCGGGCCCGTCCTCGGGGCGGTACAGCAGCATCACGTAGGACATGGCGGGCAGCTCGTACAGATTCAGCGTGAGAGAAGTGACGACGCCGAAGTTTCCGCCGCCGCCGTGCAGGGCCCAGAAGAGCTCCGGATTCTCGTCGAGGCTCGCGTGGACGGTGCTGCCGTCCGCCGTCACCAGTTCGGCGGCCACCAGGTTGTCGCAGGCCAGGCCGAAGCTGCGCTCCAGCCAGCCGGAGCCGCCGCCGAGCACGAAGCCGCCCACACCGGTGGTGGAGACCCGGCCACCGGTGGTCGCCAGGCCGTACGCCTGGGTGGCCCGGTCCAGATCCCTCATGAGGGCTCCACCGCCGATACGTGCCGCCTGGTCGGCCGGGGCGACGGTCACGCCGTTCATGCGGCGCAGGTCGACCACCAGGCCGCCGTCGGTGGACGACATGCCGGCGACGCTGTGGCCGCCGCCACGGACCGCGATCTCCAGACCGTGCTCGCGTGCAAACCGCACGGACCGTGCGACGTCGGTCTCCGACGCGCACTGGGCGACCACCGCGGGCCGCCGGTCGATCATGCTGTTGAAGACCGCGCGCGCCTCGTCGTAGGCGGAATCACCGGGGGCGAGGACCTCACCGGTGAAGTCCCGGCGCAGACCGTCCAGGGCACTGTCCGTCGCACTGCTGATGCCGGTGGTGCGGGGCGTCATGATGCCCCCTTCCGAGGGCCTGACAGGTCGCTTCCATCCTAAGGGCTGTCCCGTATTCCCTGGCGGGCGTGCGACGTCAGCTACGGCACCTCGCTGCGTTGCCGGAACGCCCGAATACGACCGGCATGAGGACGCCCCTCGGCCTTGCGTGCACGGCATCCGACGCCGCGCGCTGATCCACCAGGGATACGGAGGCGGGCCGGCCCGCACCGGCCGTCGGGCACGGTCCTGCCACGCCATCCGTCAGTCAGCCGACGTATGCCCCGCTCGCGGTCAGCCGCAGCGCCGTGTCGATCAGAGGGACGTGGCTGAACGCCTGCGGGAAGTTCCCCACCTGACGCTGCAGCCGCGAATCCCACTCCTCCGCCAGCAGCCCCAGATCGTTGCGCAGCGAGAGCAGCCGCTCGAACAGCTGGCGCGCCTCGTCGACCCGGCCGATCATCGCCAGGTCGTCCGCCAGCCAGAACGAGCACGCCAGGAACGCGCCCTCGTCGCCCTCCAGGCCGTCGACGCCCGCTGCCTCGCCCGAGGTGGGGTAGCGCAGCACGAACCCGTCCTCCGTGGACAGCTCCCGCTGGATCGCCTCGATCGTGCCGATCACCCGCTTGTCGTCCGGCGGCAGGAAGCCCATCTGCGGGATGAGCAGCAGCGACGCGTCCAGCTCCTTCGACCCGTAGGACTGGGTGAAGGTGTTCCGTTCCTTGTCGTAGCCGTTCTCGCAGACATCGCGGTGGATGTCGTCACGCAGCTCGCGCCACCGCTCCAGCGGCCCATCGGTGTCCCCGGACTCGATCAGCTTGATGGTGCGGTCGACAGCGACCCAGGCCATCACCTTGGAGTGGACGAAGTGGCGGCGTGGCCCGCGCACCTCCCAGATGCCCTCGTCCGGCTCGTCCCAGTGGTTCTCCAGGTACTCGATCAGCTTGAGCTGGAGCCCCATCGCGTAGTCGTTGCGGGTCAGGCCCGTCATGTGTGCGAGATGCAGCGCTTCGGTGATCTCGCCGTACACATCGAGCTGCAGCTGGTTCGCCGCGCCGTTGCCGACCCGGACCGGGCCGGAGTTCTCGTACCCGGGCAGCCAGTCCAGCTCGGCCTCACCCAGCTCGCGCTCGCCCGCGATGCCGTACATGATCTGCAGGTTCTCCGGGTCGCCCGCGACCGCCCGCAGCAGCCACTCACGCCAGGCGCGGGCCTCCTCGCGGTAGCCGGTGCGCAGCAGGGAGGAGAGGGTGATCGCCGCGTCGCGGAGCCAGGTGTAGCGGTAGTCCCAGTTGCGCGAGCCGCCGATGTCCTCCGGAAGCGAGGTGGTCGGCGCGGCGACGATGCCGCCGGTCGGGGCGTACGTCAGGGCCTTCAACGTGATCAGCGAGCGGACCACCGCCTCCCGGTAGGGGCCGTGGTACGTGCACTGCTCGACCCACTCGCGCCAGAAGTCCTCGGTCGCCTCCAGCGCGCTCTCGGGGTCCGGCAGCGCGGGCGGCTCCCGGTGCGAGGGCTGCCAGCTGAGGGTGAACTCGATCCGGTCGCCCGGTGCGACGGTGAAGTCGGAGTACGTCGTCAGGTTCTCGCCGAACGTGTCGGCGGGCGTGTCGAGCCAGACGGAGTCCGGGCCGGCCACCGCGACGGTACGGCCGTCGACCCGGTGCACCCACGGGATCACTCGCCCGTAGCTGAACCGCATCCGCAGCTCGGACCGCATCGGCACCCGGCCGCTGATCCCTTCCACGATCCGGATCAGCTGCGGTGCGCTGTCGCGCGGGGGCATGAAATCGGTCACCCGGACCGTGCCGCGCGGCGTGTCCCACTCCGATTCCAGGATCAGGGAGTCGCCGCGATAGCGCCGCCGGTCCGCGGAGGGTGGTTCGGACCCGGCCGCGTGCGCGGGGCCCAGGCGCCAGAAGCCGTGCTCCTCGGTACCCAGCAGTCCCGCGAAGACGGCGTGCGAGTCGAAGCGGGGCAGGCACAGCCAGTCCGCCGTACCGTCCCGGCAGACCAGTGCGGCGGTCTGCATGTCTCCGATGAGTGCGTAATCCTCGATGCGCCCGGCCACGTGCATCTCCAGTCGAACGGCCACGTCGCCCCGTGGGGCGCTTACTGCGGGTAAAAAGGTCGTTGCAAGGGGTTGTTGTGGGGAGCCGAGGGCTTGTTTGGGTCGCCCGGCTGCGAGTGTCCGAGCAGGATACGACGCACGTCCATGATCCGCGCGACGGTCCAGGTGAGACATCTGAGCCGAACGGGTGGGGACCGAACACGGTGTGGTGATCTTGCGAGGCCGGTGCGCCGGGTGTGGCCGGAAGCAGGCTCCCCCAGTCGCTGATACCCTGGTAGCCCGTGGACCGGTGGTCGTCAGCAACAGCGGACGAGGCCCCCGAACCGCAGCGACGGCACCTTCGGAGTCTCCGGACGGCAACGCCGGTACGCACCTCAAGATCCGCGACCACGGGAGCCCCCTTTGGCTATGCAGCCCACATCCACGACGACCAAGCACATCTTCGTCACCGGGGGTGTCGCCTCTTCCCTCGGCAAGGGTCTGACTGCCTCCAGCCTGGGTGCCCTGCTCAAGGCGCGGGGCCTTCGGGTCACGATGCAGAAGCTCGACCCGTACCTCAACGTCGACCCTGGCACGATGAACCCGTTCCAGCACGGCGAGGTGTTCGTCACCAACGACGGCGCCGAGACCGACCTCGACATCGGCCACTACGAGCGTTTCCTCGACGTCGACCTCGACGGCTCCGCCAACGTCACGACCGGCCAGGTGTACTCGCAGGTCATCGCCAAGGAGCGGCGCGGCGAGTACCTCGGTGACACCGTCCAGGTCATCCCGCACATCACCAACGAGATCAAGCACCGCATCCGCCGCATGGCGACCGACGACGTCGACGTCGTCATCACCGAGGTCGGCGGCACGGTCGGCGACATCGAGTCGCTGCCGTTCCTGGAGACGGTCCGCCAGGTCCGCCACGAGGTCGGCCGGGACAACGTCTTCGTCGTGCACATCTCGCTGCTGCCGTACATCGGCCCGTCCGGCGAGCTGAAGACCAAGCCCACCCAGCACTCGGTCGCGGCGCTGCGGAACATCGGTATTCAGCCGGACGCGATCGTGCTGCGCGCCGACCGTGACGTTCCGACCGCCATCAAGCGCAAGATCTCGCTGATGTGCGACGTGGACGAGGCCGCCGTGGTGGCCTGCGTGGACGCCAAGTCGATCTACGACATCCCGAAGGTGCTGCACACCGAGGGCCTGGACGCGTACGTCGTGCGCAAGCTCGACCTGCCGTTCCGCGACGTCGACTGGACCACCTGGGACGACCTGCTGGACCGCGTCCACAACCCCGACCACGAGATCACCGTCGCGCTCGTCGGCAAGTACATCGACCTGCCCGACGCGTATCTCTCGGTCACCGAGGCCATCCGGGCCGGCGGCTTCGCGAACAAGGCCCGCGTCAAGGTCAAGTGGGTCGCCTCCGACGACTGCAAGACCCCGGCCGGCGCCGCCAGGCAGCTCTCCGACGTCGACGCGATCTGCGTCCCCGGCGGGTTCGGCGACCGCGGTGTCAACGGCAAGATCGGCGCCATCCAGTACGCCCGCGAGAACAAGGTGCCGCTGCTCGGCCTCTGCCTCGGCCTGCAGTGCATCGTGATCGAGGCGGCGCGCAACCTCGCCGAGATCCCCGACGCCAACTCCACCGAGTTCGACGCCGCCACCTCGCACCCCGTCATCTCGACGATGGAGGAGCAGCTCGCGTACGTCGAGGGCGCCGGTGACCTGGGCGGCACCATGCGGCTCGGCCTGTACCCGGCGAAGCTCGCCGAGGGCTCGCTGGTCCGTGAGGCGTACGACGACCAGCCGTACGTGGAGGAGCGTCACCGCCACCGCTACGAGGTCAACAACGCCTACCGCGCCGAGCTGGAGAAGAAGGCCGGTCTGGTCTTCTCCGGCACGTCCCCGGACAACAAGCTCGTCGAGTACGTCGAGTACCCGCGCGAGATCCACCCCTACCTGGTCGCCACCCAGGCGCACCCGGAGCTCCGGTCCCGGCCGACCCGCCCGCACCCGCTCTTCGCGGGCCTGGTCAAGGCGGCTGTCGAGCGCAAGACCGCGGGCAAGCAGGGCTCCACGTCGGGCAAGTAGTCCGACAGCAGGCAGGCGTTACCGTTGACCGGGGTACGGATCCACTGAGGGTCCGTACCCCGGTTTCTGTTTTTTTGTGGGAGGACGTAGATGGGTATCCAGGACACGCCCGAGGAGTGGCCGGTCACCGCGACCGAGACCCCCTTTACGGGCAACAAGACCAGCGTCCGCACCGATGACGTGGTGATGCCCGATGGCTCCGTCGTGCGCCGCGACTACCAGGTCCACCCGGGATCGGTCGCCGTGCTCGCGCTCGACGACGCGGGCCGGGTCCTCGTGCTGCGGCAGTACCGGCACCCCGTGCGGCACAAGCTCTGGGAGATCCCGGCCGGCCTGCTCGACGTCCCCGGTGAGAACCCGCTGCACGCGGCGCAGCGCGAACTCTACGAGGAGGCCTACGTCAAGGCCGAGGACTGGCGGGTGCTGACCGACGTCTACACCACGCCCGGCGGCTGCGACGAAGCGGTACGGATCTTCCTGGCCCGGAATCTCTCCGAGGCCGACGGCGAGCGCTTCGAGGTCTCCGAGGAGGAGGCCGACATGGAGCTGGCCCGGGTGGAGCTCAAGGAGCTCGTGCGGGGGGTGCTCGCCGGGGAACTGCACAACAACTGCCTCGTGGTGGGCGTCCTTTCGCTTGCGGCGGTGCTCGCCGGCGACGGGATCGACGCGTTGCGGCCGGCGGAGGCGCCGTGGCCGGCCAGGCCGTTCGAGGTCTGAGGTTCCGTCGGTCCGGCGGTTCGCCGGTCTTGGCGGTCCGGTGTGGCGAACAGAGGTCCTTTGATCGGACAAAATGTTGATCCGATCGGGGGACCTCCCCGCCATGCTCCACCGTGTTCGCGTACCCGCCTGAACTACGCTCGGAATGCCCTGGCCGGAGTCCCGGCGGGCAACGCGTGCAGCGAAGTGGAGCGTGGCCCGTGACGGATCAGGTGGTGGACACCAGCGGCCCGGCATCGGCGGCGGGGACCGAGGGGCCGTCCGGCGCCGCACCACGCCAATTCTTCGGCCGCGAACGCGAGTTGAAGGAGCTGAAGGCCGACATCGAACGGGCCGGGCTGGACACCCTGGCCGGTCGCAAAGCGGCCCGCGCCAGGGTCCTGCTGATTGCCGGACGCCCCGGCTCCGGGCGTACCGCGCTCGCCGAGGAACTCACCCGCGCACTGCTGGACACCGGCGACTACCCCGACGGGCTGCTCCGGGTCCGGCTCACCGAACTCGGCGGCGCCCCCGTCCCCACCGAACGCACCGCCCGGGACCTCCTCGATCAGCTGGAGGTCGCCGGGCCGCCCGGCGCGGACGGGGACGAACTGTCCCAGTTGGTCCGCGAGACCCTCGCCGACCGGCACGTCCTGCTGCTGCTCGACGACGCCGCCGATGCCGAACAGGTCGACCCGCTGCTGCCGGACAATCCCGGCTGCCTCGTGGTCGCCACCGCCCAGGGCCCGCTCACCGGCATCCCCGGCGTCCGACCGTGCACCATCGGCGGCCTCGACAAGGGCTCCGCCGTCCAGCTGCTGTCCGGCGCCATCGGCCAGGTCAGGATCACGGTGGACCCGCTGACCGCCGAGAGCCTCGCCGAGGAGTGCGGTGGACAGCCAGCCGCCCTGGTCATGATCGGCGGCTGGCTCGCCGACCACCCCATGGCATCGGTCGCCGATGTCACCAAGCAGCTGCGCGAGCTGCCGGACGACGCCGAGCAGCCCACCGGCGCCCGCCCGCTGGCCCGCGCCTTCCAGCTGGTCTACGAGTCCCTGCCGCAGACCGCCGGCCGGATACTGCGACTGCTCGCGCTCGCCCCCGCCGGGCTCGCCGACGCCCACACCGCGTCCGCGCTGGCGGGCTGCTCGGTCTCGGCCGCCCAGTCGACCCTCGACGACTTCGTCCGGCTGGGCCTGCTGCGTACCAACGGGGCGGAGCTGCCGCAGTACGAGGTGCCCGGCTGCCTCGCCCCGCTGCTGCAGGCCCTGCTCGCCGACCGGGACCGGCCGGCCGAGATCCAGCTCGCCAGGGCCCGGTTGCTGGAGCGGACCGTACGCCAGCTCCAGTCCTGCCGGGCGATCACCGAACCGGAGGGTTCGGAGGCCCGCCGGAAGCTCGCCGGACTGCCGAGCTCGCTGCGCTTTCCGCACCCCGAAGCGGCCGCCGCCTGGCTGCGGAGCCGCCGGCCGGCCCTGCTCGCCTCCGCCCGGATCGCTGTGGAGGACGGGGAACTCGACACCCTGGCGCGGAGGTTGGTGGCCGCGCTGGTGCGGGCGCTGGCCGTGCACCAGGGCACCGAGGCCGCGGCATCCGATCTGTACGGACTGCACGGACTGGTCCTGGCCGTCGCCGAGCGGCGCGAGCTGCCCCGCGAGCGGGCCGCCGCACTGCTCAATCTCGCCGATCTGGACGCCAGGACGGGCCGTACGCGGGAGGCGCTGACCCGCTATCGGGCGGCCCTGGACGCCGGACGGGCGGCGAAGGATCCGTACGCGACGGGCCGGGCGATGGAATCCGTAGGCGGCGCCTACGCCGAGCTGGGGGACTTCCACCGGGCCTCGGACTGGTACGGCCGGGCGCTCGCGCAGCGGCTCACCCACGGCGAGCTCGCCGACGAGGCGCGGCTGTACGGGCGGCTCGGCTCCGTCCACACCTATGCCGGGCAGTACGGCGAGGCGCTGCGGAACTGGCGGGCGGCGGCGGCCGGGTACCGCAGGCTCGGCGACCTGGCCGCCCAGGCGCGGGCTCTCAGCGAGGCCGCGCGGGTGCAGGAGTACGCGGGGCGGCCGCAGGAGTCGCTGCGCACCTGTCAGGAGGCCGTCGAGTGGGCACGGCAGGCCAAGGACGTACGGCTGCAGGCCGCGCTGGAGCTCCGGCTGGCCGACACGCTCGACCGGCTCGGCGACCCGGCTGCGGCCGGGTTGCACCGCGGTGTGGCGCAGAGACTGCTGGGCAAGGATGAGCCCGCCTGCGAAATCCGTAGTGCGTCGACTGAAAATTAATGCTTTGTAAGGCTAGACAGCGAGAAGCCCTTCATTAAACTGGCTCTGCCGCGTACGTTCGCGGTGTCTCCATTTACACTGTGTGTATCCGGGTATGCACCTCTATGCCCGGAGTAACCCTCTGAGTCAAGGACCGTGATCGACGTGAAGGTCGGCATCCCCCGCGAAGTCAAGAACAACGAGTTCCGCGTGGCCATCACGCCCGCCGGTGTGCATGAGCTCGTCCGCAACGGCCACCAGGTCGTCGTCGAGCAGAACGCCGGTGCCGGGTCCTCGATCACGGACGAGGAGTACATCGCCGCGGGGGCGCGGATCCTCCCCACCGCCGACGAGGTCTGGGCCACCGCCGACCTGCTCCTGAAGGTCAAGGAGCCGGTCGCCGAGGAGTACCACCGCCTGCGCAAGGACCAGACGCTCTTCACCTACCTGCACCTCGCCGCCTCCCGCGAGTGCACGGACGCGCTGCTGGAGTCCGGCACCACGGCGATCGCGTACGAGACCGTCGAGACCGCGAACCGCGCGCTGCCGCTGCTCGCCCCGATGTCCGAGGTCGCGGGCCGGCTGGCCCCGCAGGTCGGTGCGTACCACCTGATGCGCTCGGTCGGCGGCCGCGGCGTGCTGCCGGGCGGTGTCCCCGGTACCGCGCCCGCCGAGGCCGTCGTCATCGGTGGCGGTGTCTCCGGCTGGAACGCCACGCAGATCGCCGTCGGTCTCGGCTTCCACGTCACGCTGCTCGACAGGGACATCAACAAGCTGCGCGAGGCCGACAAGGTCTTCGGTACCAAGGTGAAGACGGTCGTCTCCAACGCCTTCGAGCTGGAGCGGGCGGTCATCGAGGCCGACCTCGTCGTCGGTGCCGTGCTGATCCCCGGCGCGAAGGCCCCGAAGCTGGTCACCAACGAGCTCGTCGCCAAGATGAAGCCCGGAAGTGTACTTGTCGACATTGCAATCGACCAGGGTGGCTGCTTCGAGGACTCGCACCCGACGACGCACGCCGAGCCGACCTTCATGGTCCACAACTCGGTCTTCTACTGCGTCGCCAACATGCCGGGCGCGGTGCCGAACACCTCCACGTACGCGCTCACCAACGCCACGCTGCCCTACATCCTGGAGCTCGCCAACCGTGGCTGGACCGAGGCGCTTCGCCGCGACGCCGCGCTCGCCAAGGGCCTCAACACCCATGAGGGCCAGGTCGTTTACCGCGAGGTGGCGGAGGCGCACGGTCTGGAGCACGTCGAGCTGAGCACGCTTCTCGGCTGACGGGTCAACATCTTTCGTCAACCTCACGCGTCCGGCCGGACCTTGCCGAGCAAGGTCCGGCCGGAGGCATGTCGGGCCGCTGTGAGAGCCTTGCGCAACTCGCCTCGAAGGTAACCCTTTACCCGTTTCGTGCACCGGTGAAATGTGCGCCGGAGCGACCGTGCGCCCTTGACAGAGGGGTGTTCGATTGCCGACACATCGGGCCGGGTCCGGCGGATTGTGTTGCTGCGAACCGGTGACACGCCATAGAGTCGCCAATCGTCGGCATGGTGTCACGCTGACCTATCGATAAGTTTCCTGGTCACGTCCAAGGAGGTAAGACGACTTGTGAATGAGTCGACATTTACTCCCGGGGGTGTTCAACCAGGGATGCCTGCACGGGGCCAGAGCCCGATCGGGCTGGAGGCTGTCGGCTCCGTCGCTGTCCGCACCTTCGCCACCCACCAGCACATGACGACAGCCCCCCAGATGATGGACGGCCTAAACGTGAACGCCATGGCCGGCAACGAGAGTGGCCGAGAGACCGCCCACTTCGCCGACTTCGACGAGGTGCCCCAGGGGCACTTCTACGACCCCGACGCCGA harbors:
- a CDS encoding CTP synthase, with the protein product MQPTSTTTKHIFVTGGVASSLGKGLTASSLGALLKARGLRVTMQKLDPYLNVDPGTMNPFQHGEVFVTNDGAETDLDIGHYERFLDVDLDGSANVTTGQVYSQVIAKERRGEYLGDTVQVIPHITNEIKHRIRRMATDDVDVVITEVGGTVGDIESLPFLETVRQVRHEVGRDNVFVVHISLLPYIGPSGELKTKPTQHSVAALRNIGIQPDAIVLRADRDVPTAIKRKISLMCDVDEAAVVACVDAKSIYDIPKVLHTEGLDAYVVRKLDLPFRDVDWTTWDDLLDRVHNPDHEITVALVGKYIDLPDAYLSVTEAIRAGGFANKARVKVKWVASDDCKTPAGAARQLSDVDAICVPGGFGDRGVNGKIGAIQYARENKVPLLGLCLGLQCIVIEAARNLAEIPDANSTEFDAATSHPVISTMEEQLAYVEGAGDLGGTMRLGLYPAKLAEGSLVREAYDDQPYVEERHRHRYEVNNAYRAELEKKAGLVFSGTSPDNKLVEYVEYPREIHPYLVATQAHPELRSRPTRPHPLFAGLVKAAVERKTAGKQGSTSGK
- a CDS encoding glycosyltransferase family 4 protein — its product is MSQLRTVQVLGGGSAGSSAHVGSLAAGLVARGVQVTVCAPAELDRAYDFSGTGARFVPVPRRSDPAAVAALRAGCAGADVVHAHGLHAAVRAGLALGGRRTPLVLTWHTRAYAEGARSRLLHLLERRAARAAAVVLGTSSDLVDRARHRGARDARLAPIAVPAPRSPALLHGGKVRAELGSVGRPLLISVGSLVPNCGYGTLLDAARMWRQLDPLPLLVIAGEGRERSALQRRIRNEDLPARLIGSRDDIAELLAAADLAVLPSRWEARSVPAQEALRLGVPLVATAVGGVPELVGDAAELVPYGNAEALARVVARLLGDPAARERMAAAGRVQAASWPTEDDTIAQVLSVYDELAQPSAGARGR
- a CDS encoding PucR family transcriptional regulator, whose amino-acid sequence is MENPGGITVQRALELPGLRSGLPEVVAGADRLGRTVRWVHAGEVPNIASLLKGGELLLTTGLGLGTRPAEQRAFVRRLADRGIAAVVVELGPRFSRLPASIVDAARTAGLPLVQLHREVPFVTVTEEIHTEIVNGHYALLRQAEDVHRRCTEALLGGGGIPQVLGILADFTANPVFLETADGQLLYAAGPGSGPVSADPLQVWDGMRGGRAARETPPTGAVLVDVPGGGPGSGAVRARLVLLAVSGPLVTVHRMAAERAAGILAVVLMQARQEEELAARGRGDFLTDLAEGRITPEDAPAQARVLGFRPGEAPLLPVVMRLAPELSPSGNWALLARAVLEELSSVGVPVLLGVRPVEGRVPLLLGLRSETERTAVADRVAAALRAGVERAGLERAGSHPPVVVVGVAGGWAAAGAGLRHAAETATAAQGLSDRPWYDARRLDIDLLLWRLRNHPDLAAFVDRAIGPLRDHDRTSRPPLLPTLESYLAHAGRKAETARDLHLNRQTLYNRLARIGELLGTDLDDPQTVLALSLALRARRHATSGPSGN
- a CDS encoding glycoside hydrolase family 15 protein; this translates as MAGRIEDYALIGDMQTAALVCRDGTADWLCLPRFDSHAVFAGLLGTEEHGFWRLGPAHAAGSEPPSADRRRYRGDSLILESEWDTPRGTVRVTDFMPPRDSAPQLIRIVEGISGRVPMRSELRMRFSYGRVIPWVHRVDGRTVAVAGPDSVWLDTPADTFGENLTTYSDFTVAPGDRIEFTLSWQPSHREPPALPDPESALEATEDFWREWVEQCTYHGPYREAVVRSLITLKALTYAPTGGIVAAPTTSLPEDIGGSRNWDYRYTWLRDAAITLSSLLRTGYREEARAWREWLLRAVAGDPENLQIMYGIAGERELGEAELDWLPGYENSGPVRVGNGAANQLQLDVYGEITEALHLAHMTGLTRNDYAMGLQLKLIEYLENHWDEPDEGIWEVRGPRRHFVHSKVMAWVAVDRTIKLIESGDTDGPLERWRELRDDIHRDVCENGYDKERNTFTQSYGSKELDASLLLIPQMGFLPPDDKRVIGTIEAIQRELSTEDGFVLRYPTSGEAAGVDGLEGDEGAFLACSFWLADDLAMIGRVDEARQLFERLLSLRNDLGLLAEEWDSRLQRQVGNFPQAFSHVPLIDTALRLTASGAYVG
- a CDS encoding FAD-binding oxidoreductase produces the protein MTPRTTGISSATDSALDGLRRDFTGEVLAPGDSAYDEARAVFNSMIDRRPAVVAQCASETDVARSVRFAREHGLEIAVRGGGHSVAGMSSTDGGLVVDLRRMNGVTVAPADQAARIGGGALMRDLDRATQAYGLATTGGRVSTTGVGGFVLGGGSGWLERSFGLACDNLVAAELVTADGSTVHASLDENPELFWALHGGGGNFGVVTSLTLNLYELPAMSYVMLLYRPEDGPEVMRAYRDLMASAPDGAGGAFLYFTAPPEDFVPKHLVSTLICAVLVTWTGPPGEAVDVARPALAIGHEAEVISDIPYAELQCMLDDPPGLRNYWSAEHLDSLPDEAVDLFCARAHDMPVPSNSQHVLFPMGGAVARGPADYPVPWRTAPWAVHPFGIWESPSDDERGKQWVRRLRADVRPWSSGAVYLNFIGREGEDRVVAGLGAGNYARLAAVKATYDPDNVFRLNHNVEPASVAR
- a CDS encoding NUDIX hydrolase, encoding MGIQDTPEEWPVTATETPFTGNKTSVRTDDVVMPDGSVVRRDYQVHPGSVAVLALDDAGRVLVLRQYRHPVRHKLWEIPAGLLDVPGENPLHAAQRELYEEAYVKAEDWRVLTDVYTTPGGCDEAVRIFLARNLSEADGERFEVSEEEADMELARVELKELVRGVLAGELHNNCLVVGVLSLAAVLAGDGIDALRPAEAPWPARPFEV